The following are encoded in a window of Sinorhizobium sojae CCBAU 05684 genomic DNA:
- the ccoS gene encoding cbb3-type cytochrome oxidase assembly protein CcoS: MNTLVYLIPIALFLGGLGLAAFLWALKSGQYEDLDGASWRVLDDGDGRPEKG; the protein is encoded by the coding sequence ATGAACACGCTCGTCTATCTCATCCCCATTGCGCTTTTCCTGGGCGGGCTCGGCCTCGCCGCCTTTCTCTGGGCACTGAAGAGCGGCCAATACGAAGATCTCGACGGTGCCTCCTGGCGCGTCCTCGACGATGGCGACGGAAGGCCGGAAAAGGGATGA
- a CDS encoding mechanosensitive ion channel family protein, translating into MTKLTIGAEGALASRRARWAALAIFFVMSTHAAAQPADEPAAPEQEVAIEPVAGDEAIAERIGRILEATGWYRNVGVAVDEGIVFLDGVAGSQDQRTWARDLAARTEGTVAVVNRIEVREEVNWDFAPALLETEALARRIAVALPLIALAVLILPFAWWLSSAIASLMRRVLAPRVEQEFLRNVIARAIAVPVLLLGVYLMLQVAGLTGLAVSLLGGAGVIGIVLGFAFRDIAENFLASLVLSIRRPFRQGDVISVAGFEGVVQTMNTRSTILVTIDGNHAQIPNATVFKSTILNYTAAPARRVTAEVGIGYDASIDDTQRLIAEVLRDHDAILNEPPPMVLVDALGAATVNLKAHFWIDGRTLSPHRVRSSALRLIKRALVEHGVSMPDEAREVIFPQGVPIVRLDEMPPNEVPAPGAAAVPGKPEARTAEPSTEASSAEGGLGNEISELPQDIADATIPEAASGNLLAGDSREH; encoded by the coding sequence ATGACGAAGCTGACAATCGGCGCCGAGGGGGCGTTGGCCTCTCGACGCGCACGCTGGGCGGCCCTGGCTATTTTCTTCGTGATGTCGACGCACGCGGCAGCCCAACCTGCCGACGAGCCCGCCGCGCCCGAGCAGGAGGTGGCCATCGAGCCCGTGGCGGGCGACGAAGCGATTGCGGAGCGGATCGGCCGGATCCTCGAAGCCACCGGCTGGTATCGCAACGTCGGGGTCGCGGTCGACGAGGGGATCGTGTTCCTTGACGGGGTCGCGGGTTCCCAGGATCAGCGGACGTGGGCGCGCGATCTCGCAGCGCGGACCGAGGGCACGGTTGCCGTAGTGAACCGGATCGAAGTGCGTGAGGAGGTGAACTGGGACTTCGCGCCCGCTTTGTTGGAGACCGAGGCGCTGGCCCGCAGGATCGCAGTTGCGCTGCCGCTGATCGCGCTTGCGGTGCTGATCCTGCCATTCGCCTGGTGGCTCTCAAGCGCTATCGCCTCGCTCATGCGCCGGGTGCTCGCGCCCCGCGTCGAGCAGGAGTTCCTGCGCAACGTGATCGCGCGGGCGATCGCAGTTCCGGTCCTGCTGCTTGGCGTTTATCTTATGCTGCAGGTTGCGGGGCTGACGGGGCTTGCGGTCTCGCTGCTGGGCGGCGCGGGCGTGATCGGCATCGTGCTGGGTTTTGCCTTCCGGGACATCGCCGAGAATTTCCTCGCGAGCCTTGTGCTCAGCATCCGCCGGCCTTTCAGGCAGGGCGACGTGATCAGTGTGGCGGGCTTTGAAGGCGTGGTGCAGACGATGAACACGCGATCGACGATTCTGGTGACGATCGACGGCAACCACGCGCAGATACCTAACGCGACGGTTTTCAAAAGCACGATCTTGAACTACACGGCGGCGCCGGCACGCCGGGTGACGGCGGAGGTCGGCATTGGCTACGATGCCTCGATTGACGACACGCAACGCCTGATCGCGGAAGTCTTGCGCGACCACGACGCGATCCTGAACGAGCCACCGCCGATGGTGCTGGTCGATGCGTTAGGGGCAGCGACGGTGAACCTGAAGGCGCATTTCTGGATAGACGGGCGTACGCTTTCACCGCATCGCGTGCGATCCTCGGCGCTGCGTCTCATCAAGCGGGCGCTCGTCGAGCACGGCGTCTCCATGCCGGATGAAGCGCGCGAGGTCATTTTTCCACAGGGCGTGCCGATTGTTCGTCTGGACGAAATGCCGCCGAACGAGGTGCCCGCCCCAGGTGCGGCGGCAGTTCCAGGCAAGCCTGAGGCCAGGACGGCCGAGCCGAGCACGGAGGCAAGCTCGGCCGAGGGCGGCCTGGGAAATGAAATTAGCGAACTGCCGCAGGACATCGCCGACGCGACCATTCCCGAGGCGGCTTCAGGAAACCTCTTGGCGGGCGATAGCCGAGAGCACTGA
- a CDS encoding cation-translocating P-type ATPase, producing the protein MSCCAPGVETAVEPEGGLGLPASEELWLASQCLGGGSRQTELSVPGVHCGACITTIEGALRRRPEVERVRVNLSSRRVSIVWKEEVAGKRTDPREFARVIRDRGYEAHLFAAGEEEEDAVLKQLIRAVAVAGFAATNIMLLSVSVWSGADAATRDLFHWISALIAAPALVYAGRFFYQSAWNALRYGRTNMDVPIALAVTLSYGMSLHETIGHGEHAWFDASVTLLFFLLIGRTLDHMMRGRARSAISGLARLSPRGATVVDADGSREYRPVEEIRPGERLMIAAGERIPVDGRVLAGASDLDRSVVNGESAPVPVGVGELIQAGTLNLTGPLTLEATAAARDSFLAEIMGLMEAAEGGRARYRRIADRAARYYSPAVHLLAFLTFIGWMFVEGDVRHAMLVSVAVLIITCPCALGLAVPVVQVVAAGRLFQGGVMVKDGSAMERLAEIDTVLFDKTGTLTIGEPRLVNADEIAPAAMAIAAALAAHSRHPIARALHDAAGAAAPLAGEIREIAGAGIEANTKEGVYRFGSRAFACAGAGEASRQSEAVLSLDGGELASFRFEDRLRAGAGESVAELHRLGLETGILSGDREPVVAESGRKLGIRRWIAELSPRGKVEACASAVEGGHRVLMVGDGINDAPALRAAHVSMAPATAADVGRQAADFVFMHQTLTAVPFAIETSRQAGRLIRQNFALAICYNVIAVPIAILGYATPLVAAIAMSTSSVIVVANALRLRGGGITEPQRQAPMHAALLPAGDAR; encoded by the coding sequence CCGAGGAGCTCTGGCTTGCGAGCCAGTGCCTCGGAGGCGGGTCACGCCAGACGGAGCTGAGCGTGCCGGGTGTCCATTGCGGCGCCTGCATCACCACGATCGAAGGCGCACTGCGTAGAAGGCCGGAGGTTGAGCGCGTCCGGGTCAACCTGTCCTCTAGGCGCGTTTCGATCGTCTGGAAGGAGGAGGTTGCCGGCAAGCGCACGGATCCCCGCGAATTCGCCCGCGTCATCCGTGATCGCGGCTATGAAGCGCATCTCTTCGCCGCCGGCGAGGAGGAGGAAGACGCCGTCCTGAAGCAACTGATCCGGGCCGTCGCCGTTGCCGGCTTCGCCGCCACCAACATCATGCTGCTCTCGGTTTCGGTCTGGTCGGGTGCGGATGCCGCAACCCGCGATCTTTTTCACTGGATCTCGGCATTGATCGCCGCGCCGGCGCTCGTCTATGCCGGACGATTCTTCTATCAGTCCGCCTGGAACGCCCTGCGATATGGCCGCACCAACATGGACGTGCCGATCGCGCTCGCGGTGACGCTGTCCTATGGCATGTCGCTCCACGAGACGATCGGCCATGGCGAACATGCCTGGTTCGATGCCTCTGTCACGCTCCTCTTCTTCCTGCTGATCGGCCGCACGCTGGACCATATGATGCGGGGGCGGGCACGCTCGGCGATCAGCGGGCTTGCGCGCCTCTCGCCGCGCGGTGCGACTGTGGTCGATGCCGACGGCAGCCGCGAGTACCGGCCTGTCGAGGAAATCAGGCCCGGCGAACGCCTGATGATTGCGGCAGGGGAGCGCATCCCTGTCGACGGGCGCGTGCTCGCCGGCGCCAGTGACCTCGACCGATCCGTCGTCAATGGCGAGAGCGCGCCGGTACCGGTCGGCGTCGGCGAACTGATCCAGGCGGGCACGCTCAACCTCACAGGACCGCTCACACTCGAGGCGACGGCGGCAGCCCGCGACTCCTTCCTCGCCGAGATCATGGGGCTGATGGAGGCAGCCGAAGGGGGCAGGGCGCGCTATCGCCGTATCGCCGATCGAGCAGCGCGATATTATTCGCCGGCGGTCCATCTTCTGGCGTTCCTCACCTTCATCGGCTGGATGTTCGTCGAAGGCGATGTGCGCCATGCGATGCTGGTCTCCGTCGCGGTTCTCATCATTACCTGTCCCTGTGCATTGGGTCTGGCGGTGCCGGTCGTGCAGGTGGTCGCCGCGGGGCGGCTCTTCCAGGGCGGCGTCATGGTCAAGGACGGCTCGGCCATGGAACGGCTGGCTGAGATCGACACGGTGCTCTTCGACAAGACCGGCACGCTGACGATCGGCGAACCTCGGCTTGTGAATGCCGACGAGATCGCGCCGGCGGCGATGGCGATTGCCGCGGCACTCGCGGCGCATTCCCGCCATCCGATCGCGAGGGCGCTGCATGATGCCGCCGGTGCGGCGGCACCGCTGGCCGGGGAGATCAGGGAGATAGCCGGCGCGGGCATCGAGGCGAACACGAAGGAAGGCGTCTACCGGTTCGGCAGCCGTGCCTTTGCCTGTGCCGGTGCCGGCGAAGCGAGCCGCCAATCGGAAGCGGTCCTGTCACTTGACGGGGGGGAACTTGCCTCCTTCCGTTTCGAGGACCGCTTGCGTGCCGGCGCAGGCGAGAGCGTCGCGGAACTCCACCGGCTCGGGCTCGAAACGGGCATCCTCTCCGGCGACCGCGAGCCGGTCGTCGCCGAGAGCGGCCGAAAGCTCGGCATCAGGCGGTGGATCGCGGAACTGTCGCCGCGCGGCAAGGTCGAGGCCTGCGCCTCTGCGGTCGAGGGCGGACACCGGGTCCTGATGGTCGGCGACGGCATCAACGACGCGCCGGCGCTGCGCGCCGCCCATGTGTCGATGGCGCCGGCAACCGCCGCCGATGTCGGCCGCCAGGCCGCCGACTTCGTCTTCATGCACCAGACTTTGACGGCCGTTCCCTTCGCGATCGAGACCTCGCGCCAGGCGGGGCGGCTGATCCGCCAGAATTTCGCACTGGCGATCTGCTATAACGTGATCGCCGTTCCAATCGCGATCCTCGGCTATGCGACGCCGCTCGTCGCCGCAATCGCCATGTCCACCTCGTCGGTGATCGTCGTCGCCAATGCGTTGCGGCTGAGGGGAGGGGGTATCACGGAACCTCAACGACAAGCACCGATGCATGCGGCGCTGCTGCCCGCCGGGGACGCCCGATGA